The genomic stretch ATTCATTTAAATAGTCCTTTGTGCCAAACTCGTTTGCTTGTCACAGTGTGATATGGTGCTTCATTGTGAACATGTGCAAGTGTTAAAGCATCTAAAATGCTCCATAAAATATCCAGTTTAAACTGCAATATTTCAAGCATTCGCTCTTGTTGCTCTAAAGTTGTAAATGAATCAAGTGTAATTGTTAAACCATGTTCAACGTCACGGCGTGCCTGACTTAAACGAGAACGGAAATATTCATAGCCTTTATCATCAATCCATGGATAATGTTGTGGCCATGAATCAAGTCGTGACTGATGAATTTGTGGAGCAAAAAGTTCAGTTAAAGAACTGCTTGCTGCTTCACGCCATGAAGCACGGCGAGCAAAGTTCACATATGCATCTACTGCAAAGCGAACACCCGGTAATACCAGTTCTTCAGAAATAACTTGTTCACGACTCAAGCCCACAGCTTCGGCTAAGCGTAACCATGCTTCTCGACCACCGCCATCTGGATATTCCCCATCTTGATCGATCATGCGTTGAATCCATTCTTGACGGACTCGCTGGTCAGGGCAATTTGCCATAATTGCCGCATCTTTAAGCGGAATATTAATTTGATAGTAATATCGGTTTGCAACCCAAGCCTGAATTTGTTGCTGGGTGGCTTTACCTTCATACATCATCACGTGAAATGGATGATAGATATGATAGTACTGACCTTTATCGATAATAGCTTGTTTGAATTGTTCAGTCGTTAAAGCTTCAGGTGTTTGAGTCATGTTTCACCTTAGAGTTCAATCTGCATGCCATCATAGGCAACTTCTACACTATTTGCTTTAAGCTCAGCAAACTGGCTAGAGTTTTCATTTAAAATTGGATTGGTATTGTTAATATGAATTAGCACTTTTTTAGGTGTACTCAACTGGTTTAAATAAGACAATGAACCACCTTCGCCACTAATATATAAATGCCCCATTTCACGGCCAGTTTTAGTTCCAACCCCTGTTTGTTGCATTTCATCGTCTGTCCAAAGCGTACCATCAATCATGACACAGTCTGAACTCTGCATAATCTGCATGATTTGATCGTCAATTTTTCCAAGACCCGGTGCATAGAATAACTGCTTTTGTGTCTTATGATCTTTGATAATTAAAGCAATATTGTCGCCGTCATGTGGATCATTTCGATGCGGTGAATATGGTGGCGCAGCGCTTTTAATAATTAAGGGCAAAAATTCTAAATTTTCGAAACCATCAATTTTAAAGGCTTGTTTAGGATTAATTTCATGGTATTGAAGACCACCATTCCAGTGTTTGAGCATATTAAAAACTGGAAAGCCGCTCGTTAAATCTTGGTAGACCATTTCTGTACACCATACATTCATTGGGCAACCTTCACGTAAGGTTAAAAGCCCAGTCGTATGGTCTAACTGACTATCCATTAAAATAACGCTTGTTATTCCTGTATCACGCAATTTACGTGCTGGTTGAGCTGCTTTAAATTCGAAAAGTTGCTGACGGATATCAGGTGATGCGTTTAATAAAACCCAGTCTGACCCATTTTCAGAAACAGCAATTGATGATTGAGTACGAGCTTTGGCTTGGATTGTACCTGTGCGTACACCATGACAGTTCGGGCAATTACAATTCCACTGCGGGAACCCGCCTCCGGCAGCTGAACCTAAAACATAAATATACATAAAATTAATATCTTATTAGAAAGAGATAAGCCCTAGAACAAGACTAGGGCTTATGACATATTTGGATGAAACTGATTAACGCGCTTCGAAGTACATAGTAACTTCAAAACCAATGCGTAAATCAGTAAAAGCTGGTTTAGTCCATTGCATAAATTATCTCCGGTTCATATTAATCTTATGAAATGAATCACTTGATTAAGATTTATAAGGCAATTAAAAATTTATTCTAAATAAAAAAATTGGGTTTGTAGACCACCCCTAGCTAAGATATTGTTCGATAATTGTATTCTTTGTCCAAATTTTAATATTTCGAACATATTTGCTTATTGGATGTTTCATCAAACATTCATACTAAAAGCGTATTTTTTATCCGTCTTAATTGATCAAATGATAAAAAAATGAAAAATTTAACAATACTTTTTAAAGTAACAACACTTTCTCTGGCAGTAGCGTTATTGGCGGGATGTAATGATGATGATAATGACACCGCACCACCTGCCCAAAGAAGCAATCAAACCGTAAATATTTTAGCTTTTAATGACTTTCATGGAAATCTTGAGCCACCTAAGCGTTATGTCGAGGCACCAAATCCAAATGATGCTGCTCAATCTGTTCGTATTCCTGTGGGTGGAGTGAGTTACTTCGCCGATGCGATTAAAAAACTTAAAGCAGACAATCCAAATAATGCTGTAGTTTCAGCAGGTGACTTAATTAGCGCTTCTCCTCTAACCTCTTCTTTATTTTTAGATGAACCGACCATTGAAGTCATGAATGATATTCAAATTGACTTTAATGCTGTGGGTAACCATGAATTTGACCGTGGTACAGATGAATTACGCCGTTTAAAGAACGGTGGATGTCAGCAATATACAAGCACTGCGCCTTGCCAAATTAATAAAAACTTTAGTGGTGCAAAATTTGATTTCCTTGCTGCTAACGTAGCAATGAAAAATGACGCCAGTAAAACAATTTTTCCTGCTTATAAAGTTAAAACTTATGGTGGAATTCCAGTTGCATTTATTGGTTTAACTCTGAAAGCAACGCCAAGTATTGTTTCTGCTGCTGGTATTAAAGACGTTGAGTTTCGTGATGAAGCCGATACGGTAAACGCCTTGATTCCTGAATTACAAAAACAAGGAATTGAAGCAATTGTAGTGGTGGTACATGAAGGTGCAGCACCAAGTACGAAGTTTAATGAAAAAACATGTGATGGCTTAAGCGGCCCGATTTTAGGAATTTTGGATAAGCTTAATCCGGCAGTGGATATTGTTGTTTCAGGTCACACACATCAATCTTATATTTGTGACTATGCAACAAAAAATCCGGCAAAACCGTTCTTGCTTACTTCAGCTGGACAATATGGCACGCTCATTACTGACATCAAGGTTGAACTTGATGGTAAAACTGGTGATATCATTAAAAAAGATGCCAAACAAGTTCCTGTACAAAGTGAGGCCTATACCTCTGGCACAACCACGGTAAGCCTTACCGATCTCT from Acinetobacter pittii encodes the following:
- the pqqC gene encoding pyrroloquinoline-quinone synthase PqqC — its product is MTQTPEALTTEQFKQAIIDKGQYYHIYHPFHVMMYEGKATQQQIQAWVANRYYYQINIPLKDAAIMANCPDQRVRQEWIQRMIDQDGEYPDGGGREAWLRLAEAVGLSREQVISEELVLPGVRFAVDAYVNFARRASWREAASSSLTELFAPQIHQSRLDSWPQHYPWIDDKGYEYFRSRLSQARRDVEHGLTITLDSFTTLEQQERMLEILQFKLDILWSILDALTLAHVHNEAPYHTVTSKRVWHKGLFK
- the pqqB gene encoding pyrroloquinoline quinone biosynthesis protein PqqB, with product MYIYVLGSAAGGGFPQWNCNCPNCHGVRTGTIQAKARTQSSIAVSENGSDWVLLNASPDIRQQLFEFKAAQPARKLRDTGITSVILMDSQLDHTTGLLTLREGCPMNVWCTEMVYQDLTSGFPVFNMLKHWNGGLQYHEINPKQAFKIDGFENLEFLPLIIKSAAPPYSPHRNDPHDGDNIALIIKDHKTQKQLFYAPGLGKIDDQIMQIMQSSDCVMIDGTLWTDDEMQQTGVGTKTGREMGHLYISGEGGSLSYLNQLSTPKKVLIHINNTNPILNENSSQFAELKANSVEVAYDGMQIEL
- the pqqA gene encoding pyrroloquinoline quinone precursor peptide PqqA, whose protein sequence is MQWTKPAFTDLRIGFEVTMYFEAR
- a CDS encoding bifunctional metallophosphatase/5'-nucleotidase, translating into MKNLTILFKVTTLSLAVALLAGCNDDDNDTAPPAQRSNQTVNILAFNDFHGNLEPPKRYVEAPNPNDAAQSVRIPVGGVSYFADAIKKLKADNPNNAVVSAGDLISASPLTSSLFLDEPTIEVMNDIQIDFNAVGNHEFDRGTDELRRLKNGGCQQYTSTAPCQINKNFSGAKFDFLAANVAMKNDASKTIFPAYKVKTYGGIPVAFIGLTLKATPSIVSAAGIKDVEFRDEADTVNALIPELQKQGIEAIVVVVHEGAAPSTKFNEKTCDGLSGPILGILDKLNPAVDIVVSGHTHQSYICDYATKNPAKPFLLTSAGQYGTLITDIKVELDGKTGDIIKKDAKQVPVQSEAYTSGTTTVSLTDLYQKFSKTPSIEAILDKYRQAVTTISSRVIGTATAVVSRTQVESGESPLGIMIADAQQAFALKASNQGSDFTLMNPGGVRADLLINSSNQITFGDVFAVQPFGNSIVTLSLTGKQIRDVLEQQWSGANANSPRILQPSKELSYQYAANAAVSPRASNIMVVGSPLVDSKVYRVTVNSFLADGGDNFTVLKEGQNRVGGGQDIDALESYVAKNSPLIIPATTRIKVIK